ATAGCATCGATCTGCCTTTCGATGTCGCCCTGGAAGTGAACGGAGCCAGGATGGATGTCCCTGTCTCCGATCTTCCATCCGAGCACCCCATACACGACATCGGCATCGGAAGCGCCAAGGCGTTCGTGGATATCTTGAAAGATGCCTGTACCATCTTCTTTTCCGGACCTGCGGGTAAGATAGAGACCGATGGTTTCGCGCTCGGAACCCATCTGCTCATGGAGGCCGCGGTCGGCGGCAAGTCTTTCTCGGTGATAGGAGGAGGGCACACCGTCAGCGCTGCTCAGCGCTTTGGTTGCTGTGATCGTTTCTCATATGTTAGCACCGGTGGAGGGGCTCTCGAGACATACATCCTCGGCAAGCCGATGCCGGTCGTCGACGCCCTCAGGGCTTCCTACCGTCGTCATGTTCTGAAATAAGCATGGAAACACTGGCGGGCGCTGAGCAACGGACCGCGTAATGATCGGATCGCGTCGATCGTCCTTTTTTATAAAATCAAGAAAAAATTGTTGTTGGAAGTGGTTTTGGCTCAGAGCACTTTGGCCATGCGCTCCAGGGCCTCCTCGATCCGCTGAACGGATTGCGTGGTGGCCATGCGCACGTACCCTTCGCCATTCTGCCCGAACCCTATCCCCGGGGTGACCACGATGCCAGCCTTGAGCATCTCATCGGCGAACTTGATCGATGGACCGTCCACCTTCATCCACAGGTAGAACGTCGCCTTCGGCAGATCCAGCTTGAACCCCAGTTTACGTAGACCATTCACCAGCACATCCCTTCGCTCCTGGTAGACGGCGATGTTGTCCTTGACCATCTGCGGTTTTTCCGCGTTCTTGTATTGGCCCAGGGCCATTTTGACTGAGCTCTGCAGGAACTTGGGAGCGCCGGAGTCGATCTGTGATTTGACCTTCTTCAGACCGGATATGAGATCGGCATCCCCGACCGCGTATCCGATGCGGTACCCGGTCATATTGAACGTTTTTGAGAGGGAACCGAACTCGATGGTCCCATCCCCTTGGGCCACCTGGAGCGCTGACGGAGCAACGTAATCATCGAAGGTCATCTCCGAGTAGGCGTTGTCATAGCAGAATATGGTGTCCGTCTCCACGCACCAGCGTGACGCGGACAGCAGGAACGTCTCATCGCACACCGCCCCCGTTGGATTGTTAGGGTAGTTCAGGTAGATCATGCGGGCGTCCGTTGGCAGGGATTCAACGTCCGGAAGAAATCCTTTCTCTGCCAGCAGCGGGAAGCGTATTGGCACGGCATCGGTCAATAGCGCCGCGCCCTGAGCGTATACAGGATAGGCCGGGTCTGGAGAGAGCACCTTTTCCCCTGGGTTCACGAAAGCGCGGCAGATGTTCGCCAGCCCTTCCTTGCTCCCGATGAGTATGGCCACCTCGCCGTTGGGATCGACCTCTACGCCAAAGCGCTTTTGATACCATTCGGCTATGGCCTTGCGGGTCTCGGCCTCTCCGGCACTGGATGGGTAACGGTGATTGTCTGGGTCCTCCAGCTCCTTCTGGATGAACTCGATGATCGGCGAAGGGGTGGGCAGGTCGGGATCGCCGATGCCGAGATCGATTATGTCCACACCCTCATGCTTCTTTTTGTTGACCTTGTCCTCTATCTCGGCGAAGAGATAAGGAGGCAACATCTTCAATCTGTTAGCGTATTCGAATCCCATCTTTACACCTCACATCTGACCTTTGAACACCAAGCTGGCGGGGCCGCGCATGGTCACCTTGGAAAGGTCTTTCCAGACCCTGATCCACAGGCTACCTCCGGGCAATCTCACCTGCACCTCCTCGTCGAAGTGCGCCTTACCCAGCAGAGCAGCGACCACCGTGGTGGCGCAAGCACCAGTCCCGCAGGCCATTGTCCATCCGGCCCCTCTTTCGTAGACCTTAAGCTCCAATACCCCATCCACCGATTTAACGAATTCTACATTTGTCTTGCGGGGAAAAAGCTCGTGCCTCTCCAATAATGGGCCGAATCGGTCCATCTCCTCCGGGTCCAGTTCGTCGAAGATTATCAGGTGGGGGTTCCCCATGGAGACCGCGCTACCATGCAGTTCCCGGCCACCGGCATTTATCGGCTGATCTATGAAACGTCCCTGACAGACCATGGGGATGGCCGGACAGTCTAATATCGGCCTGCCCATGTCCACCGTGGCGGTGGAGACCTTGCCGTCCTCCACATCGACCTTGATGTGCATCACGCCCGCCGGTGTCTCTATGTTCATTTCAGTTCTAGAAATGTGTCCTAGATCGTAGATATGCTTGGCCAGACAGCGTATGCCGTTTCCGCACATCTCCGCTTCGGAGCCGTCCGAGTTCATCACTCGCATGGCGTAATCGGCCTTTTCGCTCTGTTCTAGGTAGAGGATACCGTCCGCACCCACCCCGAATCGCCGGTGACAGACCGCCTTAACGTGGTCCGGGTCCTTGGACGCCTTTCCGTCCAGATTCTCGACCAGCACGAAATCGTTGCCCAACCCATGATACTTCCAGAACTTCATTCTCTCAACCTCGCCGGAACCTTCTGGTGGCGGAACATGTCCGAGACCTCCTCCCTTTCCCGGATGAGCGACGCCTTACCGTCCAACACCAGCACCTCGGCGCAACGTGGCCTCGAATTGTAGTTGGATGACATGGCGAAGCCGTAGGCACCGACATCGTAAACTGAAAGAATGTCGCCAACCTGTACCCTGGGCAGCATGCGTTCCTTGGCCAGGTAATCCCCGCTCTCGCATATCGGCCCGGCCACATCGTACTTGACATCGGCCGCCTGATCGAAGCGGTTGGCCACGGCGACATGATGATAGGAATCGTAGAAGGCCGGTCTGATGAGCGTGTTGAAACCTGCATCCACCAGAGCGTAATCGCGCACTGGTGTGGACTTGACGTCGTTCACCTTGGTCAGTAGGACGGTGGTATCGGCCACGATGTAGCGCCCTGGTTCGATGAGCAGTGTTCTGACCCCGCTCCCCTTGATCTTGGATGCGACCTCCGCGGCCACCGCGTCCAGGTCCATGCTTTCTTCCTCCGGACGATAAGGTATGCCCATGCCCCCACCTATGTCCAGGAACTCCAGTTTGAGCCCCAGTTCAGAGCGTATCCGTTCGAATATCTCCACCATCACTTCGGTGACCCGGCCGAACACGGCAGGGTCGCGTCCCCCGGACCCGGTGTGGGCGTGCAGGCCCCTGGGCACGAAGCCAAGCTCTATGGCCTCAGCATAAGCGGAGATTATCTCTTCCTTGGGAATACCGAACTTGGCCCCCTTGGTCCCGGTGACCACCTTCTGCGAGTGCCCGGAACCGACGTCCGGGTTGACACGCAGGGATATGGGGTGCTTTGGGTTCATACCCGCCAAACGACGCATCTGGTTAACGGAGTCTACGTTGATAGGGACCTTTCTTTCGGCCACGGCTCGCATCTCCTTGTCAGAAACGCTGACCCCGGTGTATAGGATACGCTCCGGGACGAAGCCGGCGCGAAGGCACGATTCCACCTCTCCGATGGATACGGCGTCTATGCTGGAACCTTCCTGCTCCAGTATCCGCAGTATGCTCAGATTGGTGTTGGCCTTGCAGGCGTAGTTAATCCTAGTGGGGAACTTGTCGTTGAATGCCTTGTATATCGCCCTGTAGTTCTCCCGCAGCGCGGTCTCGTCTGTAACCATGACCGGAGTTCCGAAACGCTCGGCGATCTTAGTGGTCGACATGCCGCCAATGATCATTTCGTCCTTCTTGCTCTGAAATTTTCTCATTCAAGCACCTATGTACAGTTCGTGCAATCTCCTGATAACCTCGACGGCCTTGGCGTCGCCTACCATGAAGTTCAGGGCGATGTCCGATGCGCCCTCGGAGATCAGTTCGACATTGGCACCGACGTCCGCCGCCGCAGTGAATATCTTTGCCGACACCCCGCAGATCTCCAGCATGCCATCGCCAACGGCGCATATGAGGGCAACATCCTCCTTGACCTTGACCGCCTCCACTTCATCCCGGAACCCATGCAGACGCTCGCATACCTCACCCACCGATTCCGACGGTACTGCCACGGCCAACGTGGAAAGGGAGGTGGAAACAGCGTATATGGATATCCCGTTGGAGCAGATGGACCCTACTATCCTGGCCACCAGTTCCGGCTGATAGACTAGTTCGGATGAGTAAACTTTGACTATGGCCAGCCCGGTCTTCAGGGCTACGCTCCTCAACATATCGCTGCCTCGCCGGTTCAGACCGTGTATCCGGGTACCCTTGCCCCGAGGATTGAAGGTGTTCTTGACCATCACGGCCACCCCCTTACGTTTGGCCGGCTCGATGGTCCGAGGATGCAACACCTTGGCACCGAAGTATGCTAGCTCAGCAGCCTCGCCGTAATCCATCTCGGTAATGGTGCGAGCGGTCTTCACCACCCGGGGATCGGCGGACATGAAGCCGTCGACATCGGTCCATATCTCCACTTCGTCAGCGTCCACGCCATAGCCTACGACCGCGGCTGAGTAATCGGAACCACCCCGGCCGAAGGTGAGCGGTCTTCCTCGTTGATCACACCCGTAGTAACCGGTTATGATAGGTACGCATCCCGCCTGCAGCAGGGGGACCAGGGTCCTCCGCAAATTGGCTTCTGTTGCCAGCAGGTCCGCGCTCCCATTTCCGGGCGGGCCATTTGCCACGATGCCGATGTCCTCGGAGGTCACGGCCACTGATTCCACGCCCCGGCTGCGCAATATGTAAGAAAGGGTGAGCGAGGAGAGCCTCTCTCCCCAGCTGGACAGGGCGTCCTGGAACATGATCCGGCCCTCGTCCTGGCGGAAGAGATGTATCAGACGGCCTAGTTCAACCAGGCGATGCTCCAGCTCGTCGAGGTATTCGGACATATGGTCCGCGGAGATGTTCTCTCGTGCAGTATCAAGATGCTTAGCTCTGAGCCATGACAGATAATCCGGCACCTCTTTTCTGTTATCGGTCATGATCTCGAGAAGCGAATTGGTCACTCCTGACATGGCGGAGACCACCACTGCTCGCTGGCAATCGTACCCCATAATGATGTCGGCAGTTCGGGACATTGCCTCGGCCCCACCCATGCTGGTGCCGCCGAACTTCATGACCTTCCTCACAGATTCAGCACCTCTTCCATATTGTGAACCTTTCCGTCGCTCAATGGGGCGACCCATCGGACCGATGTCACGCAACCCTCGGCGAAGGCCATTCGGGAATGTGCCTTGTGTGTCAGCTCAATCCTCTCGTGGTTCCCGGCGAATATGACGGTGTGTTCGCCCACTATGTCACCGGCCCGTACGGCGTGTATGCCGATCTCCCGCCCTCTGGCACCGACCATTCCTTCCCGGCCGTGGACCATGCGGTCAACCCCGGTTTCAGCGGAAATGATCTCGGCGGCCTTGGCCGCCGTCCCCGATGGAGCGTCCTTCTTCTTATCGTGGTGCATCTCGATTATCTCCACCTGATAATCTGGCAAGGCCCTCGCCAGGGTCTGACATGCCCTCCAGAACACG
The nucleotide sequence above comes from Methanomassiliicoccales archaeon. Encoded proteins:
- a CDS encoding aminotransferase class I/II-fold pyridoxal phosphate-dependent enzyme, encoding MGFEYANRLKMLPPYLFAEIEDKVNKKKHEGVDIIDLGIGDPDLPTPSPIIEFIQKELEDPDNHRYPSSAGEAETRKAIAEWYQKRFGVEVDPNGEVAILIGSKEGLANICRAFVNPGEKVLSPDPAYPVYAQGAALLTDAVPIRFPLLAEKGFLPDVESLPTDARMIYLNYPNNPTGAVCDETFLLSASRWCVETDTIFCYDNAYSEMTFDDYVAPSALQVAQGDGTIEFGSLSKTFNMTGYRIGYAVGDADLISGLKKVKSQIDSGAPKFLQSSVKMALGQYKNAEKPQMVKDNIAVYQERRDVLVNGLRKLGFKLDLPKATFYLWMKVDGPSIKFADEMLKAGIVVTPGIGFGQNGEGYVRMATTQSVQRIEEALERMAKVL
- the dapF gene encoding diaminopimelate epimerase is translated as MKFWKYHGLGNDFVLVENLDGKASKDPDHVKAVCHRRFGVGADGILYLEQSEKADYAMRVMNSDGSEAEMCGNGIRCLAKHIYDLGHISRTEMNIETPAGVMHIKVDVEDGKVSTATVDMGRPILDCPAIPMVCQGRFIDQPINAGGRELHGSAVSMGNPHLIIFDELDPEEMDRFGPLLERHELFPRKTNVEFVKSVDGVLELKVYERGAGWTMACGTGACATTVVAALLGKAHFDEEVQVRLPGGSLWIRVWKDLSKVTMRGPASLVFKGQM
- the lysA gene encoding diaminopimelate decarboxylase — its product is MRKFQSKKDEMIIGGMSTTKIAERFGTPVMVTDETALRENYRAIYKAFNDKFPTRINYACKANTNLSILRILEQEGSSIDAVSIGEVESCLRAGFVPERILYTGVSVSDKEMRAVAERKVPINVDSVNQMRRLAGMNPKHPISLRVNPDVGSGHSQKVVTGTKGAKFGIPKEEIISAYAEAIELGFVPRGLHAHTGSGGRDPAVFGRVTEVMVEIFERIRSELGLKLEFLDIGGGMGIPYRPEEESMDLDAVAAEVASKIKGSGVRTLLIEPGRYIVADTTVLLTKVNDVKSTPVRDYALVDAGFNTLIRPAFYDSYHHVAVANRFDQAADVKYDVAGPICESGDYLAKERMLPRVQVGDILSVYDVGAYGFAMSSNYNSRPRCAEVLVLDGKASLIREREEVSDMFRHQKVPARLRE
- a CDS encoding aspartate kinase: MRKVMKFGGTSMGGAEAMSRTADIIMGYDCQRAVVVSAMSGVTNSLLEIMTDNRKEVPDYLSWLRAKHLDTARENISADHMSEYLDELEHRLVELGRLIHLFRQDEGRIMFQDALSSWGERLSSLTLSYILRSRGVESVAVTSEDIGIVANGPPGNGSADLLATEANLRRTLVPLLQAGCVPIITGYYGCDQRGRPLTFGRGGSDYSAAVVGYGVDADEVEIWTDVDGFMSADPRVVKTARTITEMDYGEAAELAYFGAKVLHPRTIEPAKRKGVAVMVKNTFNPRGKGTRIHGLNRRGSDMLRSVALKTGLAIVKVYSSELVYQPELVARIVGSICSNGISIYAVSTSLSTLAVAVPSESVGEVCERLHGFRDEVEAVKVKEDVALICAVGDGMLEICGVSAKIFTAAADVGANVELISEGASDIALNFMVGDAKAVEVIRRLHELYIGA
- the dapB gene encoding 4-hydroxy-tetrahydrodipicolinate reductase; the encoded protein is MIDVVVAGATGKLGSMVCSLIREQKDMRLVGAIVSAEGGKAGQELYPGVIATGPEGLDDICRRCTVLVDVSNASAAERNLPVAVKAGANVVVGTTGLSQGFMENFRFTLGETHRSALITPNFSVGVNVFWRACQTLARALPDYQVEIIEMHHDKKKDAPSGTAAKAAEIISAETGVDRMVHGREGMVGARGREIGIHAVRAGDIVGEHTVIFAGNHERIELTHKAHSRMAFAEGCVTSVRWVAPLSDGKVHNMEEVLNL